From Calditrichota bacterium, one genomic window encodes:
- a CDS encoding T9SS type A sorting domain-containing protein — MSRVFLILNFVTICVNNAFGQWEVLNESPNQMNDMFFLNDDTGWLCGDSVILKTEDAGESWSIIPLSDGLVLKQIFFSSDSVGWAIGYFEGQWDHSIFKSENGGESWSLSKQFNENWFVPKMNVVNDSVVFVTGIKTSTDDCSGWVIKTQDGGSTWEVITPTTPLNKTDFDFIHFFDGLNGLVAGQCDDKLIILRTSDGGSLWEQQVITQFSNLNQIQFGSDSILYFITSQRKDWPDQYYFCSSTDTLKSWEVCYSKPFRIGSVFIKEDGSMHSLMEDSLYNSSLFKSINKGKSWALQSSNIFGHKIYLASEQQGFIFSSEDGRRGPFFYYLWETKDDGKSWSFDNFRFHFNDVFFIDHKVGYACGGIQGFHLNTGKLFKTIDGGKTWALIQDTGELNFTHWKDEETGFIAGGWNEFLRTEDGGLSWVELNNPDSTGFEFSVKEMIFTENRTGWAAGWSVNQTSGAAILKSDDEGKSWNIAYKVSETDGFNSLHNVGNNIWSVGENGLIATSVSGDSFRLEKPFTDLPLTKVFFSDVQHGWIAGGYFDYDDDKSYLKLFKTVDGGQSWHDVPDYDYKTNDMFFEDSLHGWAAGNDTTFKGYSGKSESGVLLETQDGGKNWTALAEGLSAPLTAIHFKDGFGWAVGGNGLVLRTDDGVNWIDQRTNKIYANSFSLSQNYPNPFNPVTTIEYKLPKSSKVNLSIYNLLGQKVATLVNEKQVAGNYKVDWNSLGSSSGVYFYKIETDNGYTKTRKLVVLK; from the coding sequence ATGTCGCGGGTTTTCTTAATATTAAATTTTGTAACGATTTGCGTTAATAACGCGTTTGGCCAGTGGGAAGTCCTAAATGAAAGCCCCAACCAGATGAACGATATGTTTTTTTTAAATGATGATACCGGTTGGCTATGCGGGGACAGTGTTATTTTAAAAACAGAAGATGCCGGAGAAAGCTGGAGCATTATTCCATTGAGCGATGGTTTGGTTTTAAAGCAAATCTTTTTCTCATCTGATTCAGTTGGTTGGGCAATTGGTTACTTCGAAGGGCAATGGGATCATAGTATATTTAAATCAGAAAATGGTGGAGAGTCATGGAGCTTATCAAAACAATTTAACGAGAATTGGTTTGTTCCAAAAATGAACGTTGTAAATGATAGTGTTGTTTTTGTAACTGGGATAAAAACCAGCACGGATGATTGTAGCGGATGGGTAATTAAAACCCAGGACGGTGGTTCCACCTGGGAAGTAATTACACCTACTACACCATTAAACAAAACAGATTTTGATTTTATTCATTTTTTTGATGGTTTAAACGGATTAGTGGCAGGGCAATGTGATGATAAGTTAATAATTCTTAGAACATCAGATGGAGGCTCTTTGTGGGAACAACAGGTTATTACCCAATTCTCAAACTTGAACCAAATACAATTTGGCTCTGATTCGATATTATATTTCATTACTTCTCAAAGAAAGGACTGGCCGGATCAATATTATTTTTGTTCTTCTACAGACACCTTAAAAAGCTGGGAAGTTTGTTATAGTAAACCCTTTCGTATAGGATCTGTTTTTATAAAAGAAGATGGTTCTATGCATTCTTTAATGGAAGACAGCCTCTATAACAGTAGCCTCTTTAAAAGTATAAATAAAGGAAAAAGCTGGGCTTTGCAATCATCAAATATTTTCGGTCACAAAATATATTTAGCGTCAGAACAGCAGGGTTTTATTTTTAGTTCAGAAGATGGAAGGAGGGGGCCATTTTTTTACTATTTGTGGGAAACAAAAGATGATGGAAAGTCATGGTCTTTTGATAATTTTCGCTTTCATTTTAACGATGTGTTTTTTATAGACCACAAAGTTGGATACGCCTGTGGGGGTATTCAGGGGTTTCATTTAAATACTGGCAAACTTTTTAAAACTATTGACGGTGGTAAAACCTGGGCATTGATTCAAGATACGGGAGAATTGAATTTTACTCATTGGAAAGATGAAGAAACTGGCTTTATAGCAGGAGGTTGGAATGAATTTTTACGAACTGAAGATGGCGGACTCAGCTGGGTTGAACTAAACAATCCTGATTCAACCGGATTTGAATTTTCTGTAAAGGAAATGATATTTACAGAAAATCGAACAGGATGGGCCGCAGGTTGGTCAGTGAATCAAACTTCAGGGGCAGCTATTCTTAAATCTGATGATGAAGGTAAAAGTTGGAATATAGCCTACAAAGTTTCAGAGACAGACGGCTTTAATTCTTTACATAATGTTGGCAATAATATATGGAGTGTTGGTGAAAATGGTTTAATCGCTACTTCAGTTTCTGGTGATTCATTCCGGCTTGAAAAGCCTTTTACAGATCTTCCGTTGACTAAAGTATTTTTCTCTGATGTGCAACACGGCTGGATCGCCGGTGGCTATTTCGATTATGATGATGATAAGTCCTATTTGAAACTATTCAAAACAGTAGACGGTGGCCAGTCCTGGCATGATGTTCCCGACTATGATTACAAGACAAATGATATGTTTTTTGAAGACAGTCTTCATGGCTGGGCTGCGGGTAACGATACTACTTTTAAGGGATATTCAGGCAAATCCGAAAGTGGGGTACTTTTAGAAACGCAAGATGGTGGAAAAAACTGGACAGCTCTGGCAGAAGGATTAAGTGCGCCATTAACAGCCATTCATTTTAAAGATGGTTTCGGTTGGGCAGTTGGTGGTAATGGCCTTGTCTTGAGAACCGATGATGGTGTAAACTGGATTGATCAAAGAACTAATAAAATATATGCAAACTCATTTAGTCTATCTCAGAACTATCCCAATCCATTTAACCCAGTAACTACGATAGAATACAAACTACCAAAGAGTAGCAAAGTGAATTTAAGCATTTACAACCTGCTTGGGCAAAAAGTGGCAACTTTGGTTAATGAAAAACAGGTGGCGGGAAATTACAAAGTAGATTGGAATTCACTGGGATCTAGCAGTGGGGTGTATTTTTATAAAATAGAAACAGACAATGGATATACAAAAACCAGAAAGCTTGTAGTATTGAAATAA